A single genomic interval of Flavobacterium sp. N2820 harbors:
- a CDS encoding DUF5686 and carboxypeptidase-like regulatory domain-containing protein, whose product MKTKIIVFFLFFSATILGQTKVGGKVVDDFGDPIAFANVVFKNSKEGVITDDNGNFYFESKENYTTLLVSFVGYQTKEIKLKPGLNKDLKIELISGTELKEVIVYTGKTSKKNNPALDILRKIWERRRKNGLKMFKQYEYEKYEKVEFDLNTIDSAFMNSKVFKGMEFVFDQIDTSHISGKTFLPIFINETLSDVYGDNETKKTKEITKANKNSGLGSGDGVNTFIKDLYAEFDIYDNYLKFFDKDFVSPLSRTGINVYNYVLNDSMFIDNKWCYNIVYYPRRKNELTFKGDFWVNDTTFAIKKINLEASKSANINWVKEIYIEQEYEVLNDSVFLLKRDYMMSDFSFSKKEESKGVYGKRTTLAKNHKFDVKKEDKFYKQEVNFYNNEVFNRPDEYWEANRFEALNKNEAGIYKMLDTLKEVPRFKRIYNLASILGSGYIEIPKWKMDLGPIFSTFGYNDVEGQRIRFGGRTYFGSNDTWRIQGYTAYGFNDNQFKYGISGRWMVNPNKRVILSIGNRRDVEQMGVSLTTSNDVLGRSFASSALFASGVNNQLTSVNLTTLGFEIEPLKNFTFQTNFTYRTLKSASSEFSLDYYTDLTQTEIKSQVKQSEINLVAEYTPKRKTVGYGVDRLDVDFNYARFFVSYSNGIKGVLDSDFNYQKLQLYYRQPALIGGFGRLFTTFETGKIFGEVPLGLMGVIPGNQSWFVIENTYNLLDYYDFVADEYASLHFEHHFNGRLFSRIPFVRKLNLREIIGIKGVYGRVSENNKTLNASGLNYVAPEDVYWEYHAGVGNIFKVLRIDCAWRGSYLEMPNARKFAVRASFGFYF is encoded by the coding sequence TCTATTTTGAATCTAAAGAAAATTATACTACACTTTTAGTATCGTTTGTGGGGTATCAAACCAAAGAAATAAAATTAAAACCAGGTTTAAATAAAGATCTAAAAATAGAATTAATTTCTGGAACAGAACTTAAAGAAGTTATTGTTTACACCGGTAAAACTTCTAAAAAAAACAATCCTGCACTTGATATCCTTAGAAAAATTTGGGAACGTCGTAGAAAAAACGGCCTCAAAATGTTCAAACAATATGAATATGAAAAATATGAAAAAGTTGAGTTCGATTTAAATACAATCGATTCGGCCTTCATGAATAGTAAAGTTTTTAAAGGAATGGAATTTGTATTTGATCAAATTGACACTTCTCATATTTCAGGAAAAACGTTTTTACCAATTTTTATCAACGAAACATTAAGCGATGTTTATGGCGATAATGAAACTAAAAAAACAAAAGAAATTACTAAGGCAAATAAAAATTCAGGCTTAGGTTCAGGCGACGGAGTAAATACATTTATTAAAGATTTATATGCCGAATTTGATATTTATGACAATTATTTAAAATTCTTCGATAAAGATTTTGTGAGCCCTCTATCAAGAACGGGTATTAACGTTTATAATTATGTTTTAAATGATAGTATGTTTATTGATAACAAATGGTGTTACAATATTGTTTATTATCCTCGACGAAAAAACGAACTTACTTTTAAAGGTGATTTTTGGGTAAATGATACAACTTTCGCAATTAAAAAAATTAATTTAGAGGCTAGTAAAAGCGCAAATATTAACTGGGTCAAAGAAATTTATATTGAGCAAGAATATGAAGTACTAAATGATTCGGTATTTCTATTAAAACGCGATTATATGATGTCTGATTTTAGTTTTTCTAAAAAAGAAGAATCAAAAGGTGTCTATGGTAAAAGAACAACTCTTGCTAAAAATCATAAATTTGATGTAAAAAAAGAAGATAAGTTTTATAAACAAGAGGTCAATTTTTATAATAACGAAGTTTTTAATCGTCCCGATGAATATTGGGAAGCCAATCGATTTGAAGCGCTCAATAAAAATGAAGCAGGAATTTATAAAATGCTCGACACTTTAAAAGAAGTGCCTCGTTTTAAACGAATCTACAATCTGGCTTCAATTTTAGGAAGTGGTTATATTGAAATTCCAAAATGGAAAATGGATCTCGGGCCTATATTTTCAACATTTGGTTATAATGATGTTGAAGGGCAGCGTATTCGTTTTGGTGGAAGAACCTATTTTGGTTCTAATGATACTTGGAGAATTCAAGGTTACACCGCTTACGGCTTTAATGATAATCAATTCAAATACGGAATTTCTGGAAGATGGATGGTGAACCCAAATAAAAGGGTTATTTTGTCTATAGGAAATCGTCGCGATGTAGAACAAATGGGTGTGAGTTTAACTACTTCTAACGATGTTTTGGGCAGAAGTTTTGCTTCATCAGCATTATTTGCAAGTGGCGTTAATAATCAATTAACATCGGTTAATCTTACTACTTTAGGGTTTGAAATCGAGCCTTTAAAGAATTTTACTTTTCAAACTAATTTTACTTACAGAACTTTAAAATCAGCATCAAGCGAATTTAGTTTGGACTACTATACCGATTTAACACAAACCGAAATTAAAAGTCAAGTTAAACAATCAGAAATAAACTTAGTTGCTGAATATACACCAAAACGAAAAACGGTAGGTTATGGTGTGGATCGTTTAGATGTGGATTTTAATTACGCTCGTTTTTTTGTCAGTTATAGTAATGGAATTAAAGGTGTTTTGGATAGTGATTTTAATTATCAAAAATTACAACTTTATTATCGTCAACCTGCATTAATTGGAGGATTTGGTAGATTGTTTACCACTTTCGAAACAGGAAAAATATTTGGAGAAGTACCCTTAGGATTAATGGGAGTAATTCCAGGAAATCAATCGTGGTTTGTAATTGAAAATACTTATAATTTACTAGATTATTATGATTTTGTAGCAGATGAATATGCTTCATTGCATTTTGAACACCATTTTAACGGAAGATTATTTTCAAGAATTCCATTTGTAAGAAAATTAAATTTGCGTGAAATTATTGGTATCAAAGGTGTTTATGGAAGGGTTTCAGAAAACAACAAAACGCTTAATGCTTCCGGATTAAATTATGTTGCTCCAGAGGATGTTTATTGGGAATACCACGCAGGTGTTGGAAATATTTTCAAAGTGCTACGAATCGATTGCGCTTGGAGAGGAAGCTATTTGGAAATGCCTAATGCAAGAAAATTTGCAGTAAGAGCTTCATTCGGGTTTTATTTTTAA